In a genomic window of Paracoccaceae bacterium:
- a CDS encoding FAD-dependent monooxygenase, which translates to MIKNAIVAGAGIGGLACATALARQGVAVEVFEQAPTISEVGAGLQVSPNGLAVLHALGLEESLARSGAVTAQAVVLADYKSGRQVARLDLTRLQDQRYLFVHRHALITLLSQAALDHGVVLKLGRKVTAIAPGDAPLVTFEDGSSAQAQAVICADGIHSIGRQAVSPGPEASFTGQVAWRAAIPVQDALPEARVTMGPGRHLVSYPIHAGKLMNIVAVQERAAWASGGWNHADDPDNLRAAFSDFGDPIRSVLEQVNEVKLWGLFRHPVVETWQAGNVSLLGDAAHPTLPFLAQGANLALEDAWVLADCLMSGKDSVTYQKLRKDRARKVIDAASKNAWKYHLPEGPMRRLAHLGLSLGSRAAPGAMMRQFDWIYRHDVTGKNP; encoded by the coding sequence ATGATCAAAAACGCGATTGTCGCGGGCGCGGGTATCGGTGGTTTGGCCTGTGCCACAGCTTTAGCGCGTCAGGGTGTGGCAGTGGAGGTGTTTGAGCAAGCCCCTACGATTTCTGAGGTCGGTGCGGGATTGCAGGTCAGCCCGAATGGTTTAGCGGTTTTGCATGCTCTGGGCCTGGAAGAGAGTTTAGCGAGATCCGGTGCAGTTACCGCGCAGGCCGTTGTTTTAGCTGACTATAAGTCGGGACGCCAAGTCGCAAGATTGGATCTGACGCGTTTGCAGGATCAGCGCTACTTGTTTGTCCACAGGCACGCGCTGATCACTCTTTTGTCACAGGCAGCGCTTGATCACGGTGTGGTGCTCAAACTTGGCCGAAAAGTAACAGCCATTGCGCCCGGTGACGCGCCCCTTGTGACCTTTGAGGACGGAAGCTCAGCACAAGCGCAAGCGGTGATTTGCGCAGATGGCATTCATTCAATCGGAAGGCAGGCGGTTTCCCCGGGCCCTGAGGCAAGTTTTACCGGACAGGTGGCATGGCGTGCGGCCATACCAGTCCAAGATGCGCTGCCTGAGGCGCGGGTGACCATGGGACCAGGCCGACATCTGGTCAGTTATCCCATCCATGCGGGCAAGTTAATGAACATCGTGGCGGTACAGGAACGCGCCGCCTGGGCATCCGGGGGGTGGAATCACGCGGACGATCCTGACAATCTACGCGCGGCCTTTTCGGATTTTGGCGACCCAATACGTTCTGTTCTGGAGCAAGTAAACGAAGTGAAGCTCTGGGGTCTGTTTCGTCATCCCGTCGTTGAGACATGGCAGGCGGGCAATGTGTCCTTGCTTGGCGACGCGGCGCACCCCACTTTGCCTTTTCTGGCGCAGGGCGCGAATCTTGCGCTTGAAGACGCGTGGGTGCTGGCGGATTGCCTGATGTCCGGCAAGGATTCCGTTACCTATCAGAAATTGCGCAAGGACCGCGCACGAAAGGTCATTGATGCCGCCAGCAAGAATGCTTGGAAGTACCATTTGCCGGAAGGGCCGATGCGCAGGCTCGCACATCTTGGGCTGTCTCTTGGCAGTCGTGCAGCACCGGGTGCCATGATGCGCCAGTTTGATTGGATCTACCGGCATGACGTCACCGGGAAGAACCCCTGA
- the dksA gene encoding RNA polymerase-binding protein DksA, with product MKQEVFLPDDYRPAENEPFMNERQVEYFRRKLLTWRSELLAGSKDTIEGLQDGTRNIPDVADRASEETDRSLELRTRDRQRKLVSKIDGALRRIDEGEFGYCAVTGEPISLKRLDARPIATMSLEAQERHERREKVHRDD from the coding sequence CCGGCCGAGAATGAACCGTTCATGAATGAACGACAAGTTGAGTATTTCCGCCGCAAGCTGTTAACCTGGCGGTCCGAGCTTTTGGCGGGCAGCAAGGATACGATTGAAGGGCTTCAGGATGGAACCCGCAATATTCCCGATGTTGCGGATCGCGCATCAGAGGAAACAGATCGCTCGCTTGAATTGCGCACCCGGGATCGTCAGCGTAAGCTGGTGAGCAAAATCGATGGTGCGTTGCGCCGGATTGATGAGGGTGAATTTGGCTATTGCGCGGTGACTGGTGAGCCAATTTCACTGAAACGCCTTGACGCGCGTCCGATCGCGACCATGAGCCTTGAGGCACAGGAACGCCATGAACGCCGCGAGAAAGTTCACCGCGACGATTGA